The DNA segment GAAGGCGGGATTGCGCACCGCGATCCCCTCGGGAGCGAGCTGCCTGTCGCCGCTGTGGGTGACCTCAGCGGCGCCGCGCTCCTCGATGGGGATATGGGAGCCGTCGGGCAGGGACATATCGATCGTGGAGAGGGGCGCGGCGACGTAGAAGGGGATGCCGTGCTCTTTTGCCAGGACCGCCACGGTATAGGTGCCGATCTTGTTGGCCACGTCGCCGTTGGCGGCGATGCGGTCGGCGCCGACGATGCAGCAGTCGATCTCTCCCCGGCTCATGAGGTAGCCGGCCATGTTGTCGCAGATGAGGGTCACGGGAATCCCGTCGCGCTGGAGCTCCCAGGCGGTCAACCGGGCCCCCTGGGGCCAGGGGCGGGTCTCGTCGGCGATCACGGCGATCTTCTTGCCCGCCGCCACCGCGGCGCGGATCACCCCGAGGGCGGTGCCGTAGCCGCCGGTGGCGAGGGCCCCGGCGTTGCAGTGGGTCAGGACCCGGGCTCCGTCAGGGAGAAGAGGCGCGCCGTTTTTGCCCATGGCCCGGTTGGTCCGGATATCCTCAGCGGCAATGGCGATGGCCTCGTATTCGAGACCGATCTTCAGGTTGACCACCGACTGGTTGTCGTTGGCCCGGACAAAGGACTTGACCCGCTCCAGGGCCCAGAAGAGGTTGACCGCCGTCGGCCGGGTGGCGGCCAGCAGGTCGCAGACCTCCTCGAACTTCGTCCAGAAGCCGGCGAAGTCCTCTGCTTCGATGTCCCGCGCCCCGAACCAGGCGCCGTAGGCCGCGGCCACGCCGATAGCGGTAGCGCCGCGCACCACCATGGTGCGGATCGCCTCGGCCACGGCGCGAAAATCGGTGTACTCGAGCCACACCTCCTCGCCGGGGAGGAGGCGCTGGTCGATCATGCGCAGCACGCCGTCGCTGTATTCGATCGGCGAGAACTCTCTTGCGGAAGAATTGCAGGTCGCTGTCATGGTTACCCCTTGAGCTTCTTCATCAGCAGTTCGTTGACGGTCCCCGGATTGGCCTTGCCCCGGCTCTCCTTCATCACCTGACCGACGAAGAAGCCGATCAGCTTTTCCTTGCCGCCCCGGAACTGCTCGACCTGGGACGGGTTGGCGGCGATCACCGCATCGACGATCGTCTCGATGGCGCCGGTGTCGGTGACCTGCTTGAGCCCCTTTTCCTCGATGATCGCGTCGGCCTCTTCGCCGCTCTTCCACATCTCCTCGAAGACCGTCTTGGCGATCTTGCCGGAGATGGTGTTGTCGTCAATGCGGGCGAGCAGGCCGGCGAGCAGGGGCGCGCTCACCGGAGCGGAGGAGATGGCGATCGCCTCTTCGTTGAGCCGCCGCTTGACCTCGCCCATCACCCAGTTGGCGCAGGCCTTGGGGTTGGCGTGGCGCTCCACGACGGCGTCGAAGTAATCGGCCACCGCCCGGTCGGCGCAGAGCACCTCGGCGTCGTAGCGGGGAAGTCCGTACTCCCGGACAAAGCGCTCGAGCTTGGCTTCGGGCAGCTCGGGCAACTCGCCCCGCACCCTCTCGATCCACTCCTCGGAGACCACGAGGGGCACCAGGTCGGGATCGGGGAAATAGCGATAGTCGTGAGCCTCCTCCTTGCCGCGCATGGAGCGGGTGGTGCCGTTGCTGCTGTCGAAGAGGCGGGTCTCCTGGATCACCCGGCCCCCCTCGTCGAGGATCTCGGCCTGGCGCTCGACCTCGTACTCGATTGCCTGCTTGATGAAACGGAAGGAGTTGATGTTCTTCAGTTCGGCCCGGGTGCCGAGCTCCTTCTGATTCCAGGGGCGGATCGAGACGTTGGCGTCGCAGCGGAAGGAGCCCTGCTCCATGCTGCCGTCGCAGACCCCGAGGTAGACGACGATCTGGTGCAGCTTCTTGAGGTAGGCGATGGCCTCGTCGGCCGAGCGCATGTCCGGCTCGGAGACGATCTCCAGCAGGGGGGTGCAGGCCCGGTTGAGGTCGGCGAAAGAGTGCCCCGCCGTATCCGGGGAGTCGCCGTGGACCAGCTTGCCGGCGTCCTCCTCCATGTGGATGCGGGTGATGCCGACGGTCTTGGCCCCGCCCTTCTCCGTCTCGATATCCAGGCGGCCGTGCTCGCAGATCGGAAGCTCGAACTGGGAGATCTGGTAGCCCTTGGGCAGGTCGGGGTAGAAGTAGTTCTTGCGGGCGAAGATGGAGCGGGGGGCGATGGCGCAGCCCGTGGCCAGGCCGGTGCGGATGGCGTATTCGACGACCTTCTCATTGAGCACCGGCAGGGCGCCGGGCAGGCCGAGGCAGACCGGGCAGGTCTGGCTGTTCGGTTCGCCGCCGAAGGCCGTGGAGCAGCCGCAGAAGATCTTGGTGGCGGTGGTGAGCTGGACGTGGACCTCCAGGCCGATGACGACTTCGTATTTGGAATTCATGGAAAAACCTCGTTGGTAGCCAGAAGCCGGTATCCAGAAGCCGGAGTCAAAAAGACTCTCCTGGCTCCCGGCTTCCTAGATGTCCGCCTTTTTCTCGTGCCACACGGTCGCCTGCTCGAAGGCGTGCCCGGCGCGCAGGATGTCCGCCTCTCCGAAAGGCTTGCCGACCAGCTGCAAACCGACCGGAAGCCCGCCGGCGGAGAGGCCGCAGGGCAGGCTCATGCCGCAGGTGCCCGCCAGATTGACGGGAATGGTGAAGATGTCCGAGAGGTACATCTGCAGGGGGTCACCGGTCTTCTCGCCGATGTTGAAGGCGGGGGTGGGCGCCACCGGGGTGAGCAGCACGTCGACCTTGGCGAAGGCATCGAGGAAGTCCTGACGGACCAGGGTGCGCACCTTCTGGGCCTTGAGGTAGTAGGCGTCGTAGTAGCCGGAGGAGAGGGCGTAGGTGCCGAGCATGATGCGCCGCTTGACCTCGTCGCCGAAGCCGGCGGCCCGGCTGCGGTTGTACATGTCGATGAGTCCGCCGCCCTCGTCGACCCGCTCCCCGTAGCGCACCCCGTCGTAGCGGGCGAGGTTGCTCGAGGCCTCGGCGGTGGCGATGAGGTAGTAGCAGGCCACGGCGTAGTCGGTATGGGGCAGGCTGACCTCGACGAACTCCGCCCCCAGGCTCCGGTAAACGGCGATGGCCCCCTCCACGGCGGCCTTGACGTCGGGGTCGAGGCCCTCGATGAAGTATTCTTTCGGCTGGCCGATCCGAAGTCCCTTGACCCCCTCCCGGAGAGATTCCAGGTAGTCGGGGACCGGGGTGTCGACGGAGGTGGAGTCGGCGGGATCGTGACCGGCCACCGCCTGAAGCATGGCGGCGCAGTCCTCCACGTCGCGGGCCACCGGCCCGACCTGGTCGAGGGAAGAGGCATAGGCGATGACCCCGTAGCGGGAGACCCGGCCGTAGGTCGGCTTGAGACCGACCACCCCGCAGTGGGAGGCGGGCTGGCGGATGGAGCCGCCGGTATCGGTACCGAGGGCCGCCGCCGCCATTCGGGCGGCCACGCAGGCCGCGCTGCCGCCAGAGGAGCCGCCGGGGACGGTCTCCGGGTTCCAGGGGTTGCGGGTCGGGCCATAGGCGCTGTTCTCGTTGGAGGAGCCCATGGCGAACTCGTCCATGTTGAGCTTGCCGAGCAGGACGGCGCCGCTCTGCTTGAGCCGGGCCCAGGCGGTGGCGTCGTAGGGGGCGACGTAGTTGTCGAGGATTTTGGACGCGCAGGTCGTGCGGACCCCCTCGGTGTTGAAAATGTCCTTGAGGGCCACGGGGATGCCGGTCAGGGGGCCGGCCTCGCCGGCGGCGATGCGCCGGTCGGCTTCGGCGGCGGCGGCCAGCGCCTGATCCTCGCACACGGTGACGTAGGCGTTCACCCGGGCGTCGGCCTCGGCGATCCGGGCCAGAAACGCCCGGGTCAGCTCGGCGGAGGAGACCTTCTTGTCGGCGAGCATCCGCTGCAGCTCGCGAAGGGTCAGTTCGGTCAATTCCATGGTTTCTCCAGAGCAAGTGCGTAAGGAAAAAGGATAAAGGTCAAAAGATAAAAGGGGGGGAACCTTCACCCTTGGACCTTGCACCTCGATCCTGTTTTATTCAATGACCTTGGGAACCCGGAAACCGGCCGGGTCAGGCTCGGGGGCGTTGCGCAGGGCCTTCTCCAGGCCGATGGAGGGTCGCACCGCATCCTCGCGAAAGGCGTTCTCCATCGGCACGGCATGGGCGGTGGGCAGGATGCCCTCGGTGTCGAGCTCGTTGAGCTTCTCCACGTAGCCGAGGATGGCGTCCATCTGGCCGGTCAGGGCCCCTATCTCCTCGGGCTTCAGGGCGAGCCTGGCCAGGCGCGCGACATGCTCCACCTGTTCGCGGGTGATCTTCATCGGGAAAAACCTCCATCCGGTGATGCCTTTACCGTCGATTCTGAAAAGGGCAAATTAGCACGGAGACGGCCGGGATATCAAGCCATAAGACGAGACACGGGGAGCGCAGGCGAAAGGTTGCGAATTCCTGCAGGCATGTAAGAATATTAAAAACATCGCCCGCTGCGGAGCACCCATCCTCACCCAAGGAGACAACCATGAAAAGACTCTTGACCTGCGTCGCCCTGGCATCTCTCATCGTTGCGGGTTGCGCCCAGGCGCCGACCAAGGCCCAGCAGGGCGCCGCCATCGGGGCCGGCACCGGCGCCGCGGTCGGGGCCGGGCTCGGCCAGCTCATCGGCGGCGACACCGAGGCGACCCTGATCGGCGCGGGCGTGGGGGCCGGCCTCGGCGGTATCGCCGGAGGCTCGATCGGCAGGTACATGGACCAGCAGGAAGCCTCCATGCGCCAGGCCGTCGCCGGGATGGAGGGCGCCAACATCCAGCGCAACGCCAACCTGCTGGCCGTGACCTTCAAGTCCGACGTGCTGTTCGACGTCGGCTCCTCGTCCCTGAAGCCGGGCTCCTACGACGAGATGCACCGTGTCGCCCAGGTGCTCAACCAGTACCCCCAGACCACCATTTTGGTCGCCGGGCACACCGACAGCAGCGGCTCGGAGCAGTTCAACCAGCAGCTCTCCGAGCGCCGCGCCATGACCGTGAAGAACACCCTCGTCGGCCAGGGGGTCAACCCTGCGCGCATGACCACCATCGGTTTTGGCGAAAGCAAGCCGATCGCCGACAACGGCAGCGAGTACGGCCGCCAGCTCAACCGGCGGGTAGCGATCACCATCACCCCCCAGCAGTAATCTTCCACCGGCATCGACAAGAACCAGAGAGGCCCTCCCCGGCAAACGCCGGGGAGGGCCTCTCTGGTTTCACGGGGGGAGTCTGCCCGGGTGAATGAATGCGGGCGAAAAAAAAGCCCGCGCGATGCGCGAGCTCGGAAAAAGGAAGGAGGCAGGCCTACTCCTCCTTCTTGTCCTCCAGATGCTTGTCGTCCTCTTGCTCCCCTTCGGCCTCCTTCACTCCCTGCTTGAAATTGCGCAGCCCCTTGCCGAGGGCGCCGCCGACCTGGGGAAGCTTGCCGGCTCCGAAGATGATGAGGACCAAAACGAGGATGATAATCAGTTCCTGAGTGCCAAGACCGAACATGGGCGATGTCTCCTGTGTGCGAATTTATTCTATTTTATACTCTTTTTTGGAAAAAACCTCAACCTGAAGCCGAGCCGGCGGCAAAACAGCCCGCAGCAGATCCAGCCGGACCCTATCGGGCCTCCGCCCTGCTCCCCCGAGGCAGCCGCAGCGACAGGGCACCGGCGATCAGCACGAAGAACACCGACACCCAGAGACAGCCGACCAAGCCGGCCGCCTGGAACACCAGGCCCGACAGGAGGGTGCCGACCAGGCGCCCGGCGGCGTTGGCCATATAGTAGAAGCCGACGTCGAGGGATACCGTTTCGCTGTCGGTGTAGACCAGAACCAGGTAGGAATGGACCGCGGAGTTGACGGCGAAGACCAAACCGAACAGCGCCAGCCCGGCGACCACCGTCAGCCGCGGCGAGAGCCCCGCCCCGACGCCGAGGGCGATCAGCGCGGTGAGGCCCGCCAGGGCAAAGGCCCCGAGGCTCGCCGTGCCGCCCCGGGGCGTGCCTCCGGCCAGGCCGCGACGAAGCAGGACCGGGGCCAGGGACTGCACCCCTCCGTAGCCGATCACCCACAGGGCCAGGAATCCGCCGACCTGGGGATGGCTCCAGCCGAGACCGGCCGAGAGATAGACCGGCAGGCCGACCGCGAACCACACGTCCCGGGAACCGAACAGAAAGAGGCGGGCCGCCGAGAGAAGGTTGATGTCGCGGCTCTTGGAGAGGATGCGGGAGAACTTGACCTTGCCCCCCGTCCTGCCCATCCCCTTCGGAAAAGAGAGGACCGAAAGGACCAGCACCAGGGCCAGGACCGCCGCCATGGCCAGCAGCGCCGCCCGAAAGCCGAACCAGACCAGCAGCACCCCGCCGAGGAAGAAACCGGCCCCCTTGAGGGCGTTCTTGGAGCCGGTCAGGACCGCCACCCACTTGAAGAGGGCGCCCTGGGCCTCCCCGGGGACCAGGAGCTTGATGGCGCTCTTGGAGCTCATCTTGGTCAGGTCCTTGGCGATCCCGGAAAGGGCCTGGGCCCCCATCACCCAGGCCACGGAAGCGAGAACCGACCAGCCGGGATCGAGCTGGGCGAGCAGGCAGAGGGCGGCGACCTGCAGGGCGAGCCCGGCAAAGAGAGTGATCTTCAGCCCCATGCGGGAGCCGACCCACCCCCCGACCAGGTTGGTGACCACGCCGAAGAACTAGTAGAGCAGGAAGAGGAGGGCGATCTGGGCCGGCGCGTAGCCGAGTTCGTGAAAATGGAGCAGCACCAGCATGCGCAGGGCGCCGTCGGTGAGGGTGAAGCCCCAGTAGGCCCCGGTAACGAGGGCGTAGTTGCGCAGGTCGGTCATGGCGGGCTGGGTCCTGAAACCTTTACTTTTCGAAATGGGGGAAAGAGTGGCCCCGGGCAAGGCCCTCTTCAACGCAGAGATGCCAAGACGCAGAGGGGGAACCAGCCCCCGACCTCAAGCTTACAGCCTACACCTTACAGCTGCCGCTGCGCCCTTGCGCGTCTCTGCGGCCACCCAGGCCATTCAAAGAGCCAGCGCGACTTTCCGGCACAGCTCCATCATCCGGTGAACGTAGCCCATCTCGTTGTCGTACCAGACCAGCACCTTGAGCTGGGTGCCGTCCACGACCATGGTGGAGAGGGCATCGACGATCGCCGAGCGCGGGTCGCTCTTGAAGTCGACCGAAACCAGGGGCCGCTCCTCGATGCCGAGGATCCCCTCGAGAGAGGTGCCGGCCGCCTCGCGGAACAGGCCGTTGACCTCCTCGGCGGTGACCGGCCGCGTCATCTCGAAAACCGCGTCGGTGAGCGAGGCGTTGAGCAGGGGGACGCGCACCGCGTGGCCGTTGAGCTTTCCCTTGAGTTCGGGGTAGATGAGGGCGATGGCGGTGGCCGAGCCGGTGGTCGTGGGGATCAGGGAGAGGCTCGCGGCCCGGGCCCGGCGCAGGTCCTTGTGCGGCGCATCGACGAGGATCTGGGTGTTGGTCATGTCGTGGATGGTGGTGAACGCCCCGCGGGCGATGCCGATCTTCTCCTGCAGCACCTTGACCACCGGGGCCAGGCAGTTGGTGGTGCAGGAGGCGGCGGTGAGCAGGTGGTGCCTGGCGGGGTCGTAGAGGCCGTCGTTGACCCCCACCACGACGTTCAGGGCGCCTTCTTTCACGGGAGCGGCGACGATGACCTTTCTCACCCCCCGGTCGAAATAGGGCTGCAGCAGCTCCGGGGTGCGGAACCTGCCCGAGGCCTCGATGACGATGTCGACCCCGGCCTCGGCCCAGGGGACCTCCCCGGGCGTAGGGTGCCCGGAGAAGCCGACCTCCACGCCGTCGATGACGATGCTCTTCTCCGCCGCTGCCACCTGCCGCGCCCAGCGGCCGTGCACCGAGTCGAACTCGACCAGGTGGGCGGCGGCCTCCGGGCCGCCCTTGACCTCGTTGACGTGAACGATGTCAAGCTCCGGCCAGTCCCAGGCGGCCCTCAGGGCGAGGCGCCCCATGCGGCCGAAACCGTTGATGCCTACGCGTATGCCCATCCTCGTCACTCCCCTTTTTCTCCGCTTGGCCCTCCCCGCCGGAAGGCCGGTCTCGCTCCTCGCTCCTGGTTCCAGACTCCTATTGCCACCCTTTCCTGCGGCGGGGAACATGTCCGTCCCTACCATCGCTGGTAGAAGAGGTAGACTCCCCCGAGGGCGATGGCCGCGCCGCTCAGTCGCCTGCTCCAGACAGAGAAGCCGCTCAACCCCCGGTTCTTGGCAAAAGCCTCCACCAGGCCGGCGCTGGCCCCGGCCACCAGAAGGAGGACGCTGTGGCCGAGGGCGTAGGCGAACAGGAGCAGGGTCCCGTAGAGCACGTCGCCGCCGCCGGCGACAAAAGCCAGCAACACCACCAGAACCGGCGTGGCGCAGGGAGAGGAGGCCAGGCCGAAGAGCAATCCCATGATCAGGGCGCCCAGCAGCCCCTTTCGCGAGGTTTTCAGACCCTCAGGGAAAGGAAGTCGCACCGTGAAAAGCCCCATCAGGCTCAAACCCATGAGGACCGCCAGGCCGGCGACCGCCAGGGGCCAGAACCGGCCGATGTCGCCGAAGAGGGTGCCGAGGTAAGCGGCCGCCGCCCCGAAAGCGGTGAAGGTGGCAGACAGGCCGAGAACGAAGGCCGCCGAATAGCTCCAGGCCTTCCTGCGGTCCCCGTCCGCGTACCCGCCGACGAACCCGACCACCAGGGGGACGATGGCCAGCACGCAGGGGGACGCCGAGGACAGGATGCCGCCGGCAAGGGCGGCTCCGATGGCGAGCAGAGGATGGTCCGCAAGGAGAGTTTCCACGTTGTTTCCCGATGAATCTCTGAGCGCATCAAAAAAAACGCGCCGGTTATACGGTATACTGCCGGTAAATGAAAATCCGCTTCATCCTACCAAAAGGAGGTTCGACCATGAAAGCCTTTGTGATGCTGCTGGGAGCCCTTTTTGTGCTGAGCGCCTGCGCCGCCACCCCGCCCTCGAAACGGGCCAAGGTGGAGGCCTATTGCAAAACCCACGCGAAGAAGGTCACCCTCAGCGGCTCCCCGGACGTGGAGAGCGTGTTTCGCGACTGCGCAGAGCTCGAGGGAATCCACGAGATTGAAGTCAGGGAGGCCGAATAGCCCCCCGATCGCAAGCCGGGGCAATTGCCCCGGCTTGCCGCCCCAGCAACGAAACGACGAGGATGCCGATCGGCCGGCGCAATCCCTAGCGCGGCAGAAGCCCTTTCAGGTTTCCGTCGATACCCTCCCGGTCCATGAACCCCACGTGCCGAGACACCTCCCTGCCGGCGGGATCGAAGAAAATCTGCGTCGGTATCAAGCGAATCCCGTAGGGCCTGGCGACGTCCCCCTCCTCGTGAACGTCCACGAAAATGATCGCGGCCCTTCCGGCATAGTCCTTTTCCGCCTGCTCCAGGATGGGTTTCATCTTCTTGCAGGGAACGCAGGTTCCCGCGCCGAAATCGACCATGGCAGGCCGCCCCGAAGCGCGAGCAGCCTTGATGGTTTCCGCGGAACCCTCACCCCGCGGCGCCTGCTCCGCCGAGGCTCCCATCGCCAACAGAAGCCCGACCAGCAGCGCCGGAAATACCTTGAACGCCATATCTCTCCCCCCTATTCCAGAAACGTCTTGATCTCTTCGGCCGAAGCGACCCGGCCGCTGAATTTGATCTGCCCGTCGATCGCCAGCCCCGGGGTCTTCAGGATACCGTAAGCGAGGATTTTCTGCATCTCCTCCACCTTGACGACCTCCGCCGCCACCCCGGTCTCGCTGACCGCCTTGCGGGCGTTCTCGAACAGAGTCTTGCAGTTTTTGCAGCCGGGACCGAGCACTTCGATTTTCATGGGATCTCCTCCGCGAGAAAGGGTCACAGGACCAGGTTGAAGAGGTATCCGACGCCGATGATGGCCACCGTCATGATGCCCACGAAGACCGCCAGCAGGCGCGGCTTGAGGACCTTGCGCAGGATCACCATCTCGGGAAGGGACAGGGCCGTCACCGCCATCATGAAGGCCAGGACCGTCCCGAGGCTCATCCCCTTGGCCATCAGGGCGTGGACGATGGGGATCACCCCGGCGGCGTTGCTGTAGAGGGGGACCCCGAGGACCACGGCCAGGGGAACGGCAAAGGGATTATCCGGGCCGGCGTAGGCGAGCAGGAAATCCTCCGGCACGTAGCCGTGGATGAAGCCGCCGACCCCGATGCCGACCACCACGTACAGCCAGATCTTGGCGAAGATCTCCCCGGTATACTGCCGGGCGTAGGCAAACCGTTCCCGCCAGGGAGGTGCAGCGACCTCCGCGCTTCCGACCTGCATCTGGTAGACGTACTCCTCGACGTGGGACTCCAGCTTGAGCCGCCCGATGACGATGCCGGCCACGACCGCCACGGTCAGGCCGGTTCCCAGGTAGAGTGCGGCGATCTTCCAGCCGAACAGGCCGTAGAGCAGGATCAGGGCCACCTCGTTGACCATCGGGGAGCTGATCAGAAAGGAGAAGGTCACGCCGAGGGGAACCCCCGACTCCACGAAACCGATGAAAAGGGGGACGGCGGAACAGGAGCAGAAGGGGGTCACCACCCCGAGCAGGGCCGCCGCGCCGTTGCCGACGTACTCCCGCCGGTGGGAAAGGATGCGCTTGGTCTTCTCGGGAGGGAAAAAGGAGCGTACCAGGGCCACCGCGAAGACGATGACCGCCAGCAGGAAGAAGATCTTCAGGGTGTCGTAGACGAAAAAGTGCAGCGCCCCCCCCAGGCGGGTCTCCGTGGAGAGGTCGAGCAGTCGCACCACCAAAAACTCGGCAATCCATTCAAAGGGAAAGAACATGGTGCGCAAATGACTCCCTGTCTATCGCGTTCCGTTTGCCGGGCCTGGCGGTTTCAGAGGGACCTGAGCGCCCGGCGGCCGGCCTCCAGTTCCTTGCGCAGGACGGCCTCCGCCAGGTCGAGTATCTCCAAAACCTCAGGGTGCCTGACTGAATAGAAAATCTTCGGACCTTCCTTGCGGCGATCCAGCAGGCCGCCTTTCTGCATCAGGTTGAGAT comes from the Desulfuromonas sp. genome and includes:
- the mtnA gene encoding S-methyl-5-thioribose-1-phosphate isomerase; protein product: MTATCNSSAREFSPIEYSDGVLRMIDQRLLPGEEVWLEYTDFRAVAEAIRTMVVRGATAIGVAAAYGAWFGARDIEAEDFAGFWTKFEEVCDLLAATRPTAVNLFWALERVKSFVRANDNQSVVNLKIGLEYEAIAIAAEDIRTNRAMGKNGAPLLPDGARVLTHCNAGALATGGYGTALGVIRAAVAAGKKIAVIADETRPWPQGARLTAWELQRDGIPVTLICDNMAGYLMSRGEIDCCIVGADRIAANGDVANKIGTYTVAVLAKEHGIPFYVAAPLSTIDMSLPDGSHIPIEERGAAEVTHSGDRQLAPEGIAVRNPAFDITPARLVTAIVTEQGVAKGDLAAGLRALAGQGR
- a CDS encoding cytochrome c biogenesis protein CcdA, producing METLLADHPLLAIGAALAGGILSSASPCVLAIVPLVVGFVGGYADGDRRKAWSYSAAFVLGLSATFTAFGAAAAYLGTLFGDIGRFWPLAVAGLAVLMGLSLMGLFTVRLPFPEGLKTSRKGLLGALIMGLLFGLASSPCATPVLVVLLAFVAGGGDVLYGTLLLFAYALGHSVLLLVAGASAGLVEAFAKNRGLSGFSVWSRRLSGAAIALGGVYLFYQRW
- a CDS encoding thioredoxin family protein — its product is MAFKVFPALLVGLLLAMGASAEQAPRGEGSAETIKAARASGRPAMVDFGAGTCVPCKKMKPILEQAEKDYAGRAAIIFVDVHEEGDVARPYGIRLIPTQIFFDPAGREVSRHVGFMDREGIDGNLKGLLPR
- a CDS encoding thioredoxin family protein, which encodes MKIEVLGPGCKNCKTLFENARKAVSETGVAAEVVKVEEMQKILAYGILKTPGLAIDGQIKFSGRVASAEEIKTFLE
- the gatA gene encoding Asp-tRNA(Asn)/Glu-tRNA(Gln) amidotransferase subunit GatA, with product MELTELTLRELQRMLADKKVSSAELTRAFLARIAEADARVNAYVTVCEDQALAAAAEADRRIAAGEAGPLTGIPVALKDIFNTEGVRTTCASKILDNYVAPYDATAWARLKQSGAVLLGKLNMDEFAMGSSNENSAYGPTRNPWNPETVPGGSSGGSAACVAARMAAAALGTDTGGSIRQPASHCGVVGLKPTYGRVSRYGVIAYASSLDQVGPVARDVEDCAAMLQAVAGHDPADSTSVDTPVPDYLESLREGVKGLRIGQPKEYFIEGLDPDVKAAVEGAIAVYRSLGAEFVEVSLPHTDYAVACYYLIATAEASSNLARYDGVRYGERVDEGGGLIDMYNRSRAAGFGDEVKRRIMLGTYALSSGYYDAYYLKAQKVRTLVRQDFLDAFAKVDVLLTPVAPTPAFNIGEKTGDPLQMYLSDIFTIPVNLAGTCGMSLPCGLSAGGLPVGLQLVGKPFGEADILRAGHAFEQATVWHEKKADI
- a CDS encoding metalloregulator ArsR/SmtB family transcription factor, encoding MDDDTAFLRAEILKAVGQETRLRILELLRGGERCVCEIFPAIDQEQSNVSRHLNLMQKGGLLDRRKEGPKIFYSVRHPEVLEILDLAEAVLRKELEAGRRALRSL
- the gatB gene encoding Asp-tRNA(Asn)/Glu-tRNA(Gln) amidotransferase subunit GatB; this translates as MNSKYEVVIGLEVHVQLTTATKIFCGCSTAFGGEPNSQTCPVCLGLPGALPVLNEKVVEYAIRTGLATGCAIAPRSIFARKNYFYPDLPKGYQISQFELPICEHGRLDIETEKGGAKTVGITRIHMEEDAGKLVHGDSPDTAGHSFADLNRACTPLLEIVSEPDMRSADEAIAYLKKLHQIVVYLGVCDGSMEQGSFRCDANVSIRPWNQKELGTRAELKNINSFRFIKQAIEYEVERQAEILDEGGRVIQETRLFDSSNGTTRSMRGKEEAHDYRYFPDPDLVPLVVSEEWIERVRGELPELPEAKLERFVREYGLPRYDAEVLCADRAVADYFDAVVERHANPKACANWVMGEVKRRLNEEAIAISSAPVSAPLLAGLLARIDDNTISGKIAKTVFEEMWKSGEEADAIIEEKGLKQVTDTGAIETIVDAVIAANPSQVEQFRGGKEKLIGFFVGQVMKESRGKANPGTVNELLMKKLKG
- the tatA gene encoding twin-arginine translocase TatA/TatE family subunit yields the protein MFGLGTQELIIILVLVLIIFGAGKLPQVGGALGKGLRNFKQGVKEAEGEQEDDKHLEDKKEE
- the gatC gene encoding Asp-tRNA(Asn)/Glu-tRNA(Gln) amidotransferase subunit GatC yields the protein MKITREQVEHVARLARLALKPEEIGALTGQMDAILGYVEKLNELDTEGILPTAHAVPMENAFREDAVRPSIGLEKALRNAPEPDPAGFRVPKVIE
- a CDS encoding ArsJ-associated glyceraldehyde-3-phosphate dehydrogenase, which encodes MGIRVGINGFGRMGRLALRAAWDWPELDIVHVNEVKGGPEAAAHLVEFDSVHGRWARQVAAAEKSIVIDGVEVGFSGHPTPGEVPWAEAGVDIVIEASGRFRTPELLQPYFDRGVRKVIVAAPVKEGALNVVVGVNDGLYDPARHHLLTAASCTTNCLAPVVKVLQEKIGIARGAFTTIHDMTNTQILVDAPHKDLRRARAASLSLIPTTTGSATAIALIYPELKGKLNGHAVRVPLLNASLTDAVFEMTRPVTAEEVNGLFREAAGTSLEGILGIEERPLVSVDFKSDPRSAIVDALSTMVVDGTQLKVLVWYDNEMGYVHRMMELCRKVALAL
- a CDS encoding permease, which encodes MFFPFEWIAEFLVVRLLDLSTETRLGGALHFFVYDTLKIFFLLAVIVFAVALVRSFFPPEKTKRILSHRREYVGNGAAALLGVVTPFCSCSAVPLFIGFVESGVPLGVTFSFLISSPMVNEVALILLYGLFGWKIAALYLGTGLTVAVVAGIVIGRLKLESHVEEYVYQMQVGSAEVAAPPWRERFAYARQYTGEIFAKIWLYVVVGIGVGGFIHGYVPEDFLLAYAGPDNPFAVPLAVVLGVPLYSNAAGVIPIVHALMAKGMSLGTVLAFMMAVTALSLPEMVILRKVLKPRLLAVFVGIMTVAIIGVGYLFNLVL
- a CDS encoding OmpA family protein, producing MKRLLTCVALASLIVAGCAQAPTKAQQGAAIGAGTGAAVGAGLGQLIGGDTEATLIGAGVGAGLGGIAGGSIGRYMDQQEASMRQAVAGMEGANIQRNANLLAVTFKSDVLFDVGSSSLKPGSYDEMHRVAQVLNQYPQTTILVAGHTDSSGSEQFNQQLSERRAMTVKNTLVGQGVNPARMTTIGFGESKPIADNGSEYGRQLNRRVAITITPQQ